In Oncorhynchus gorbuscha isolate QuinsamMale2020 ecotype Even-year linkage group LG02, OgorEven_v1.0, whole genome shotgun sequence, a single genomic region encodes these proteins:
- the LOC124004130 gene encoding G1/S-specific cyclin-D1-like isoform X1 → MEHLLLCCEVETIRRAYQDSNLLNDRVLQTMLKAEDNYLPATNYFKCVQKEIVPCMRRIVATWMLEVCEEQKCEEEVFPLAMNFLDRYLSVEPTKKTRLQLLGATCMFLASKMKETIPLTAVKLCIYTDNSIRTGELLQMELLVLNKLKWDLASVTPHDFIDHFLSKLPIHQDTKQILCKHAQTFVALCATDVKFIANPPSMIAAGSVAAAVQGLNLKSMDDALSSQQLTDFLSQVIRSDPDCLRACQEQIESLLETSLRQAQQHTVSIDTKSMDEEVDLSCTPTDVRDVNI, encoded by the exons ATGGAACACCTGTTGCTGTGCTGTGAAGTGGAGACCATCCGGAGAGCTTACCAAGACTCGAACCTGCTCAACGACAGAGTTCTGCAGACCATGCTAAAAGCGGAAGACAATTATCTCCCCGCAACGAACTACTTCAAATGTGTACAGAAAGAGATTGTACCCTGCATGAGGAGAATTGTTGCTACGTGGATGCTGGAG GTCTGTGAGGAACAGAAATGCGAAGAGGAGGTTTTTCCCCTAGCTATGAATTTTTTAGACAGATATTTGTCTGTTGAACCCACAAAGAAGACTCGACTACAGTTATTGGGCGCTACATGCATGTTTCTGGCGTCTAAAATGAAGGAGACCATTCCTCTAACAGCTGTGAAGTTGTGCATATACACAGACAATTCCATCCGGACGGGCGAGTTGCTG CAAATGGAACTACTGGTATTGAACAAGCTGAAATGGGATCTAGCCTCAGTTACTCCGCACGATTTCATAGACCACTTCCTCTCCAAGCTACCCATCCATCAGGACACCAAGCAAATCCTGTGCAAGCATGCCCAGACCTTTGTGGCTCTCTGTGCTACAG ATGTCAAATTCATTGCCAACCCTCCGTCAATGATCGCAGCGGGCAGTGTGGCGGCTGCTGTCCAGGGGCTGAATCTGAAGAGCATGGACGATGCACTGTCATCCCAGCAACTCACTGACTTCCTGTCTCAAGTCATCAGAAGTGACCCG GATTGTCTACGGGCATGTCAAGAACAGATCGAGTCCTTATTGGAGACCAGTCTCCGTCAGGCACAACAACACACGGTTTCCATTGACACCAAGAGCATGGATGAGGAGGTCGACCTGTCGTGCACGCCAACGGACGTTAGAGATGTGAACATCTGA
- the LOC124004130 gene encoding G1/S-specific cyclin-D1-like isoform X2 yields the protein MEHLLLCCEVETIRRAYQDSNLLNDRVLQTMLKAEDNYLPATNYFKCVQKEIVPCMRRIVATWMLEVCEEQKCEEEVFPLAMNFLDRYLSVEPTKKTRLQLLGATCMFLASKMKETIPLTAVKLCIYTDNSIRTGELLQMELLVLNKLKWDLASVTPHDFIDHFLSKLPIHQDTKQILCKHAQTFVALCATDVKFIANPPSMIAAGSVAAAVQGLNLKSMDDALSSQQLTDFLSQVIRSDPVCKDNQVSCKNVESEHVA from the exons ATGGAACACCTGTTGCTGTGCTGTGAAGTGGAGACCATCCGGAGAGCTTACCAAGACTCGAACCTGCTCAACGACAGAGTTCTGCAGACCATGCTAAAAGCGGAAGACAATTATCTCCCCGCAACGAACTACTTCAAATGTGTACAGAAAGAGATTGTACCCTGCATGAGGAGAATTGTTGCTACGTGGATGCTGGAG GTCTGTGAGGAACAGAAATGCGAAGAGGAGGTTTTTCCCCTAGCTATGAATTTTTTAGACAGATATTTGTCTGTTGAACCCACAAAGAAGACTCGACTACAGTTATTGGGCGCTACATGCATGTTTCTGGCGTCTAAAATGAAGGAGACCATTCCTCTAACAGCTGTGAAGTTGTGCATATACACAGACAATTCCATCCGGACGGGCGAGTTGCTG CAAATGGAACTACTGGTATTGAACAAGCTGAAATGGGATCTAGCCTCAGTTACTCCGCACGATTTCATAGACCACTTCCTCTCCAAGCTACCCATCCATCAGGACACCAAGCAAATCCTGTGCAAGCATGCCCAGACCTTTGTGGCTCTCTGTGCTACAG ATGTCAAATTCATTGCCAACCCTCCGTCAATGATCGCAGCGGGCAGTGTGGCGGCTGCTGTCCAGGGGCTGAATCTGAAGAGCATGGACGATGCACTGTCATCCCAGCAACTCACTGACTTCCTGTCTCAAGTCATCAGAAGTGACCCGGTATGCAAGGACAACCAAGTCTCATGCAAAAATGTTGAAAGTGAACATGTAGCTTAG